In Candidatus Woesearchaeota archaeon, one DNA window encodes the following:
- a CDS encoding nucleotidyltransferase domain-containing protein: protein MKIKNISIKERIREYFFINPSSKLRVRGIEKNIKLPLPSVIRYCKELKEEGILTISKVGNVVFYIADKTNPNFLLDKKLFNIKSLYISGLVEFLKIELSNPSLIVFGSYSKGEDIENSDIDLYIETPSKREIKPTEFEKKLKRKIQIFKHKKISEIKSKDLINNIINGVSLNGFIEILK from the coding sequence ATGAAAATAAAAAATATCAGCATCAAAGAGAGAATTAGAGAATACTTTTTTATTAATCCTAGCTCTAAATTAAGAGTAAGAGGAATTGAAAAAAACATTAAACTTCCACTTCCATCAGTTATAAGATATTGCAAGGAACTAAAAGAAGAAGGCATACTTACAATAAGTAAAGTGGGAAATGTGGTTTTTTACATAGCAGATAAAACTAATCCTAATTTTCTCTTAGACAAAAAATTATTTAATATAAAGTCATTATATATTTCAGGTTTAGTTGAATTTTTAAAAATAGAATTAAGCAATCCATCGTTAATTGTTTTTGGCTCTTATTCAAAAGGAGAAGATATTGAAAACAGTGATATCGATTTATATATTGAAACCCCTTCAAAAAGAGAAATTAAACCTACCGAATTTGAAAAAAAACTAAAAAGGAAAATTCAAATATTCAAGCATAAAAAAATAAGTGAAATAAAAAGTAAGGATTTAATCAACAATATTATAAATGGAGTATCTCTAAATGGTTTTATTGAGATTTTAAAATGA